One genomic window of Ornithorhynchus anatinus isolate Pmale09 chromosome 10, mOrnAna1.pri.v4, whole genome shotgun sequence includes the following:
- the THAP6 gene encoding THAP domain-containing protein 6, protein MVKCCSAVGCASRCLPNSKLKGLTFHVFPTDEKAKRKWVLAMKRLDVNAAGIWEPKKGDVLCSRHFEKADFDRSAPNVKLKPGVVPSVFDFPPHLQGRREKPHRKKKLAPKALPMAEPPLQLAGAASRLQEFRSQFVFEHSYSVMASPKKLKRQLDHVVSELEEAKESLRSALDRERRFRASLRTTVQELEDGRLISPQTAQRLVAFCRESPAQDRVS, encoded by the exons ATGGTGAAATGCTGTTCGGCCGTCGGATGTGCTTCCCGCTGCCTGCCGAATTCCAAGTTGAAAGGCCTGACGTTCCACGT ATTCCCCACCGACGAGAAAGCCAAGAGGAAGTGGGTCTTGGCCATGAAGCGTCTGGACGTGAACGCGGCTGGCATCTGGGAGCCCAAGAAGGGAGACGTGTTGTGTTCGAGGCACTTCGAGAAGGCCGATTTTGACCGCAGCGCGCCCAACGTCAAACTCAAACCCGGGGTGGTGCCGTCCGTCTTCGATTTCCCACCTCACTTACAG GGGAGGCGAGAAAAGCCGCACCGCAAGAAGAAATTGGCCCCCAAAGCCCTTCCGATGGCGGAGCCTCCCCTCCAGCTGGCCGGCGccgcctcccgcctccaagaATTCCGGTCGCAGTTCGTCTTC GAGCACAGCTACAGCGTGATGGCCAGCCCGAAGAAACTCAAGCGGCAGCTGGACCACGTGGTCAGCGAGCTGGAGGAGGCCAAGGAGAGCCTGCGCAGCGCCCTGGACCGAGAACGCCGCTTCCGCGCCTCGCTGAGGACCACCGTCCAGGAACTCGAGGACGGGCGCCTCATCAGTCCACAGACGGCCCAGAGGCTGGTAGCCTTCTGCCGGGAGAGCCCGGCCCAGGACCGCGTCTCCTGA